The following coding sequences lie in one Moritella viscosa genomic window:
- the gltR gene encoding two component transcriptional regulator GltR — translation MSTKKQILVVDDDVEIKELLSEYLDQAGFSVLTAGEGKEMQRVLATNTPDLIVLDVMMPGDDGFTLCQKIRRTSQVPIIMLTANSDEADRIVGLEIGADDYMAKPFSPRELLARIKALLRRSSYTKPTQGRYFMFAHWKLDTLTRQLINQHNSSTTELSGSEFNMLKLFVTNPNQVLSRDALSDATRGREALPLERGIDIQLSRLRQKLGDNSKSPTLIKTIRGRGYVLITEVSYDD, via the coding sequence ATGAGCACAAAAAAGCAAATATTAGTAGTTGACGATGACGTTGAGATCAAAGAATTACTCAGTGAATATCTCGATCAAGCTGGATTTTCAGTGCTGACAGCCGGTGAAGGCAAAGAAATGCAACGCGTCTTAGCCACCAATACGCCCGATCTGATTGTCTTAGATGTAATGATGCCAGGTGATGATGGTTTTACCTTGTGCCAAAAAATCCGCCGCACATCACAAGTACCGATCATCATGTTAACGGCTAATTCAGATGAAGCTGATCGCATTGTCGGCTTAGAAATTGGCGCAGATGATTACATGGCAAAACCTTTTAGTCCTCGAGAATTGCTGGCTAGAATCAAAGCCTTATTGCGCCGTTCAAGTTACACCAAGCCAACCCAAGGCCGCTATTTTATGTTTGCTCATTGGAAGCTTGATACATTAACACGCCAATTAATTAATCAACATAATAGCAGTACAACAGAACTGTCAGGCAGTGAATTCAATATGCTAAAACTGTTTGTGACAAACCCAAATCAAGTACTAAGTCGTGATGCTCTTTCGGATGCGACTCGTGGTCGAGAAGCACTACCCCTTGAACGAGGCATCGATATACAACTGAGTCGATTACGTCAAAAACTAGGGGATAATAGTAAAAGTCCGACCTTAATTAAAACCATCCGCGGACGTGGTTATGTATTGATCACCGAAGTCTCTTATGACGATTAA